A portion of the Callithrix jacchus isolate 240 chromosome 13, calJac240_pri, whole genome shotgun sequence genome contains these proteins:
- the LOC100403851 gene encoding tubulin beta-8 chain: protein MDSVRSGPFGQIFRPDNFIFGQCGAGNNWAKGYYTEGAELMESVMDVVRKEAESCDCLQGFQLTHSLGGGTGSGMGTLLMGKIREEYPDRIINTFSILPSPKVSDTVVEPYNATLSIHQLIENADETFCIDNEALYNICSRTLKLTTPTYGDLNHLVSATMSGVTTCLRFPGQLNADLRKLAVNMVPFPRLHFFMPGFAPLTSRGSQQYRALTVAELTQQLFDAKNMMAACDPRHGRYLTVATIFRGRMSMREVDEQMFNIQNKNSSYFAEWLPHNVKTAVCDIPPRGLKMSATFIGNNTAIQELFKRVSERFTAMFRRKAFLHWYTGEGMDEMEFTEAESNVNDLVSEYQQYQDATAEEEEFEECAEEEVA from the exons ATGGACTCTGTGCGCTCAGGGCCCTTCGGGCAGATCTTCAGGCCAGACAACTTCATTTTTG GTCAGTGTGGGGCCGGGAACAACTGGGCCAAGGGGTACTACACGGAAGGCGCGGAGCTGATGGAGTCGGTGATGGATGTTGTGAGGAAAGAAGCTGAGAGCTGTGATTGCCTGCAGGGTTTCCAGCTGACCCACTCCCTGGGTGGGGGGACTGGGTCTGGGATGGGTACTCTTCTCATGGGCAAAATTCGAGAGGAGTACCCAGACAGGATTATAAACACATTCAGCATCCTGCCCTCACCCAAGGTGTCAGACACCGTGGTGGAGCCCTACAATGCCACCCTCTCCATCCACCAGCTAATAGAAAATGCAGACGAGACGTTCTGCATCGATAATGAAGCGCTCTATAACATCTGTTCCAGGACCTTAAAACTGACCACACCCACCTACGGTGACCTGAATCACCTGGTGTCTGCTACCATGAGTGGGGTCACCACGTGCCTGCGCTTCCCGGGCCAGCTGAATGCGGACCTGCGGAAGCTGGCCGTGAACATGGTTCCATTTCCCCGGCTGCACTTCTTCATGCCCGGCTTTGCCCCGCTGACCAGTCGGGGCAGCCAGCAATACCGGGCCCTGACCGTGGCTGAGCTCACTCAGCAACTCTTCGATGCTAAGAATATGATGGCCGCCTGTGACCCCCGTCATGGCCGCTACCTAACCGTGGCGACCATTTTCAGAGGTCGCATGTCTATGAGGGAGGTGGATGAGCAAATGTTCAACATTCAGAACAAGAACAGCAGCTACTTTGCTGAATGGCTCCCTCACAACGTGAAAACAGCCGTCTGTGACATCCCACCCCGGGGGCTAAAAATGTCAGCCACCTTCATTGGTAACAACACGGCGATCCAAGAGCTCTTCAAACGCGTCTCCGAACGGTTTACAGCTATGTTCAGGCGCAAGGCCTTCCTGCACTGGTACACGGGCGAGGGCATGGATGAGATGGAGTTCACCGAGGCCGAGAGCAACGTTAATGACCTGGTGTCAGAATACCAGCAATACCAAGACGCcacagctgaggaggaggagtttgAGGAGTGTGCTGAGGAGGAGGTAGCCTAG